Within the Nocardioides aurantiacus genome, the region CGACCTCGAGCTCGGCCTGGCGCGCGGCGAGCGCCTGCGTGACGGCGCCGCGGGCCTGGCCCACGCGGCGGCCCGCGTCCTTGCGGGCCTGCGGCGGCAGCGCGCCGATCTCGCGGTTGGCCAGCGCCAGCGGCGAGCGGTCACCGGCGTGCTCGGTGCGCACCCGCTTGAGGTCGGCCAGGTCGGTGGCGCCCGCGACCGCCTCGAGGGCGGCGACGCGCATCGCCTCGACGTGCTCCTCGTCGAGCGGGGTCACCTGGACCGGGTCGTACTCGGAGTTGGGGCCGGACATGGGTGCCTTTCGTCGAGCGTGCGCACCGGGTCGGGCGCGCAGGTGCGCGGGCCAGTCTAGGTGTGGCTCAGCGGCGGTCGGTGGAGGGCCAGCGGACGTCGACGCGGGCGCCGCCGGCGTCGCTGTCCCCGATCTCGACCTCGCCGCCGTGGACGCGGACGAGCCCGCCGACGATGTACATCCCCAGGCCGGTGCCGCCGCGGACGCCGTGCTTCCAGAACTTGGTGAACACCCGCGAGCGGATGGCCTCGGCGATGCCCTCGCCGTCGTCCTCCACGCGCAGCAGCACGCCGGCGAACGGCGTGCTGACCGGCTCGACGCTCACGCGGACGGTGCCCTCGCCGTGCCGCACGCCGTTGTCGACCAGGTTGGTCACCACCTGGGTGAGCTTGTCGGGGTCGGCGAAGACGACGGGCAGCTCCTCGGCGTACGACGCGACGACCTGGCGGTGGGTTCCCTGCGCCGCCGAGCGCACGCACCGCTCGACCGCGGCGCGGACGTCGACCTCGCGGGGGTAGAGCGGGAGCCGACCGGTGTCGATGCGGGCCACGTCGAGCAGCTCGGTGATCAGCCGCGAGAGCCGCTCGGCATCGGCGTGCACCGTGGTCAGCATCAGCCGCTTCTGGTCGTCGTTGAGCCGGTCCCACTTGTCGAGCAGCGTGGTGACGAAGCCCTTGACGCCGGTGAGCGGCGAGCGCAGCTCGTGGGCGA harbors:
- a CDS encoding ATP-binding protein; its protein translation is MPPDQHDGPHDALLDLLPDGVVVADAAGTVTVVNAAARRLLGPTAVTGSHLREVMALQDQESVDWWTSTEPYDGLGSRVGLTEQSWLTRDGTEVLVTGRMTRPVRFGPVQHVALVVRSGRGRARLDRDRSDLVATVAHELRSPLTGVKGFVTTLLDKWDRLNDDQKRLMLTTVHADAERLSRLITELLDVARIDTGRLPLYPREVDVRAAVERCVRSAAQGTHRQVVASYAEELPVVFADPDKLTQVVTNLVDNGVRHGEGTVRVSVEPVSTPFAGVLLRVEDDGEGIAEAIRSRVFTKFWKHGVRGGTGLGMYIVGGLVRVHGGEVEIGDSDAGGARVDVRWPSTDRR